A window of Metabacillus sp. B2-18 contains these coding sequences:
- a CDS encoding GNAT family N-acetyltransferase — translation MNHPKTYNAKELKTPIGSIFIEGPILPDKLAGYEFHEGLVAFRQPKQQQKALVEIAGLPEGRIIIARHREVIIGYVTYLYPDPLERWSEGNMEELIELGAIEVAPEFRGYSVGKNLLRVSMMDDAMEDYIIITTEYYWHWDLKGSGLNVWEYRKVMEKMMNAGGLEWYATDEPEISSHPANCLMARIGKRIHSESVQKFDQLRFKNRFMY, via the coding sequence ATGAATCATCCTAAGACATATAATGCAAAAGAATTAAAAACACCGATCGGTAGTATTTTTATTGAAGGGCCAATTCTACCTGATAAGCTTGCAGGCTATGAATTTCATGAAGGATTAGTAGCCTTTCGTCAGCCTAAACAACAACAAAAAGCATTGGTGGAAATCGCAGGATTACCTGAAGGAAGAATTATTATAGCTAGACACCGTGAAGTTATCATTGGATATGTTACATACCTTTACCCTGACCCACTTGAAAGATGGTCTGAAGGAAATATGGAGGAATTAATAGAATTAGGGGCAATTGAAGTTGCTCCTGAATTCCGCGGTTATTCAGTAGGAAAAAATCTCCTAAGAGTTTCAATGATGGATGATGCAATGGAAGATTACATTATCATTACAACAGAGTACTATTGGCATTGGGACTTAAAAGGATCTGGATTAAATGTATGGGAATATCGAAAAGTAATGGAAAAAATGATGAATGCTGGTGGTTTAGAATGGTACGCTACAGATGAACCTGAAATAAGTTCCCACCCAGCAAATTGCCTTATGGCTAGAATAGGAAAAAGAATCCATTCTGAATCTGTTCAGAAGTTTGATCAGCTGCGGTTTAAAAACCGTTTCATGTATTGA
- the ccpA gene encoding catabolite control protein A — protein sequence MSSVTIYDVAREANVSMATVSRVVNGNPNVKPTTRKKVLDAIERLGYRPNAVARGLASKKTTTVGVIIPDISSIFYSELARGIEDIATMYKYNIILSNSDQNKDKELHLLNTMLGKQVDGIVFMSGNVTEELVEQFKRSPVPIVLAASVDLTGTTPSVNINYEQAAYDVISMLIEKGHKRIAYVEGPAEEPVNRLKKSVGYKRALEEAGLPFDEELVVEGDYTYDSGIEAFDKIDELQEKPTAIFVGTDEMALGVIHGAQDRQYSIPEDFEIVGFDNTRLATMVRPQLTTVVQPTYDIGAVAMRLLTKYMNKEEVENHIVELPHRIEYRQSTK from the coding sequence ATGTCAAGTGTTACAATATATGATGTTGCTCGTGAAGCAAATGTTTCAATGGCAACTGTTTCTCGTGTAGTAAACGGAAATCCCAATGTTAAACCAACAACAAGAAAAAAAGTTTTAGATGCTATTGAGCGATTAGGGTACCGCCCAAATGCAGTTGCTAGAGGATTGGCTAGTAAGAAAACCACAACTGTAGGAGTCATTATCCCGGATATCTCAAGTATTTTCTATTCAGAATTAGCCCGTGGAATTGAAGATATAGCTACGATGTACAAGTACAATATTATATTAAGTAATTCTGATCAAAATAAAGATAAGGAATTACATCTGTTAAATACAATGTTAGGGAAACAAGTGGACGGAATTGTGTTCATGAGTGGAAATGTAACAGAAGAGTTAGTTGAACAATTTAAACGTTCTCCCGTACCAATTGTTTTAGCTGCATCTGTTGATTTAACAGGAACAACACCTTCGGTTAATATCAATTACGAGCAGGCAGCATATGATGTTATTTCTATGTTAATTGAGAAGGGACATAAAAGAATCGCATATGTTGAAGGACCAGCAGAAGAGCCTGTTAACCGCTTGAAAAAATCAGTTGGGTATAAACGTGCCTTAGAAGAGGCAGGACTTCCTTTTGATGAAGAATTAGTTGTCGAAGGTGATTACACATACGATTCTGGAATTGAAGCTTTTGATAAGATTGATGAATTACAGGAAAAACCAACAGCAATTTTCGTTGGTACAGATGAAATGGCACTAGGAGTTATTCATGGTGCACAAGACCGTCAATATTCAATTCCTGAAGATTTTGAAATAGTTGGTTTCGATAACACAAGACTTGCAACAATGGTACGACCACAGTTAACAACTGTTGTTCAACCGACTTATGACATCGGAGCAGTTGCTATGCGTTTATTAACAAAATATATGAATAAAGAAGAAGTAGAAAATCATATTGTAGAGCTGCCACATCGAATTGAGTATAGACAATCAACTAAATAA
- the acsA gene encoding acetate--CoA ligase: MKLEALPVTKGNYNLTDYDTTYNSFDWSEVEKNFTWAETGRVNAAYEAIDKHVETFRKNKVALYYRDPERDEKYTFKELKELSNKAANVLKDKADVVKGDRLFVFMPRTPELYSVILGAIKLGAIVGPLFEAFMEGAVRDRLEDSDAKVIVTTPELLNRVPVNELPSLKHVVVVGETVDDSHIDLLTEMKTASKELEIEWMEKTDGLLLHYTSGSTGKPKGVLHVHGAMVQHYQTAQWVLDLKEDDVYWCTADPGWVTGTVYGIFGPWLSGATNVIVGGRFKPESWYQTIEDYGVTVWYSAPTAFRMLMGAGDELVKQFNTSTLRHVLSVGEPLNPEVVRWGVKVFNNRIHDTWWMTETGAQLICNYPCMEIKPGSMGKPIPGVEAAIVDDQGNELPPYRMGNLAIKKGWPSMMHTIWNNQEKFESYFMPGDWYVSGDSAYMDEDGYFWFQGRIDDVIMTSGERVGPFEVESKLVEHPAIAEAGVIGKPDPVRGEIIKAFVALREGYEPTDELKEEIRTFVKKGLAAHAAPREIDFRDKLPKTRSGKIMRRVLKAWELDLPTGDLSTMED, translated from the coding sequence ATGAAATTGGAAGCGTTGCCAGTAACGAAGGGGAATTATAATTTAACAGACTATGATACAACGTATAACTCATTTGATTGGTCAGAAGTTGAAAAGAATTTTACCTGGGCTGAAACAGGCCGTGTTAATGCTGCATATGAAGCAATCGATAAGCATGTAGAAACGTTCCGAAAAAATAAAGTAGCTCTTTATTATCGCGACCCTGAACGAGATGAGAAATATACATTTAAAGAATTAAAAGAGCTTTCAAATAAAGCTGCGAACGTCTTAAAGGATAAAGCTGATGTTGTAAAAGGTGACCGCCTTTTTGTGTTTATGCCAAGAACCCCTGAATTATATTCTGTCATTTTAGGTGCAATTAAGCTTGGGGCTATTGTTGGTCCTTTATTCGAAGCTTTTATGGAAGGTGCTGTACGAGACCGATTAGAAGATAGTGATGCAAAAGTAATTGTTACAACTCCTGAGTTACTTAATAGAGTTCCTGTAAATGAACTACCGTCCTTAAAGCATGTTGTTGTTGTTGGGGAAACAGTAGACGACTCTCATATAGATTTACTAACTGAGATGAAAACAGCAAGTAAGGAATTAGAAATTGAATGGATGGAAAAAACAGATGGGTTACTGCTTCACTATACGTCTGGTTCAACTGGTAAACCAAAAGGTGTTCTGCACGTCCATGGGGCGATGGTGCAGCATTACCAAACGGCGCAATGGGTATTAGATTTAAAAGAGGATGATGTATACTGGTGCACAGCAGATCCAGGCTGGGTAACTGGAACAGTTTACGGAATCTTCGGACCATGGTTATCCGGGGCAACTAATGTTATTGTTGGTGGAAGATTTAAACCAGAGTCATGGTATCAAACGATTGAGGATTATGGAGTTACTGTTTGGTATAGTGCACCAACAGCTTTTAGAATGTTGATGGGAGCTGGAGATGAACTTGTTAAACAATTTAACACAAGCACATTGAGACATGTTTTAAGTGTAGGTGAACCATTAAACCCTGAAGTAGTTCGTTGGGGTGTAAAGGTATTCAACAACCGTATACATGATACATGGTGGATGACAGAAACTGGGGCACAACTAATTTGCAATTATCCATGTATGGAAATAAAGCCTGGTTCTATGGGTAAACCAATTCCTGGTGTAGAAGCTGCAATTGTTGATGATCAAGGTAATGAATTACCACCTTATCGAATGGGGAACTTAGCTATTAAAAAAGGCTGGCCTTCAATGATGCATACAATTTGGAATAATCAGGAGAAATTTGAATCTTATTTTATGCCTGGTGACTGGTACGTTTCTGGGGACTCTGCTTATATGGATGAAGATGGATACTTCTGGTTCCAAGGCCGTATAGATGATGTTATTATGACTTCAGGTGAACGTGTAGGACCGTTTGAGGTTGAAAGTAAGCTGGTTGAGCATCCTGCAATTGCTGAAGCAGGTGTTATTGGTAAACCTGATCCTGTTAGAGGAGAAATTATTAAAGCATTCGTCGCACTTCGTGAAGGATATGAGCCTACTGATGAATTAAAGGAAGAAATCCGCACGTTTGTGAAAAAAGGGTTAGCAGCACATGCTGCTCCACGTGAAATAGATTTCCGTGATAAACTTCCTAAAACACGAAGCGGAAAAATTATGCGCCGTGTGTTAAAGGCTTGGGAGCTAGATTTACCTACAGGTGATTTATCAACAATGGAAGATTAA
- a CDS encoding acetoin utilization protein AcuC, translated as MTKKDTVFVYSPLFQQYKFHNDHPFNQLRVELTYDLLKEIKALDEADLVTPRMATIDELALIHDRKYIKAVELAGHGKLQNEEALNYGIGTEDTPIFPNMHEASSLLVGGTLTAVDYVMEGKATHAANFGGGLHHGFRGKASGFCIYNDSSVAIKYMQEKYGVKVLYIDTDAHHGDGVQWTFYDDPNVCTLSIHETGRYLFPGTGNVTERGAGKGYGYSFNIPLDAFTEDESWLDAYRTSIEEVAAFFKPDVILTQNGADAHYHDPLTHLSATMAIYHEIPKIAHEIAHKYCDGRWIAVGGGGYDIWRVVPRAWSLIWLEMNQKNIPDTIPKSWIDKWQKKSPVKLPERWYDHEDLYKPIPRKAEIEEKNALTVEKALLPIRPNK; from the coding sequence ATGACAAAGAAAGATACTGTATTTGTCTACTCCCCCCTATTTCAGCAATATAAGTTTCATAATGATCATCCTTTTAATCAATTACGAGTTGAACTAACTTATGACCTACTAAAAGAGATAAAGGCACTTGATGAAGCAGACCTCGTTACACCTAGAATGGCTACAATAGATGAATTAGCACTTATTCATGATCGAAAATATATTAAAGCTGTAGAATTAGCTGGACATGGAAAATTACAGAATGAGGAAGCACTAAACTACGGGATCGGCACAGAAGATACTCCAATCTTTCCTAACATGCACGAAGCGAGTTCATTACTTGTAGGAGGAACCTTGACTGCTGTTGATTATGTAATGGAAGGGAAAGCAACACATGCAGCAAATTTTGGTGGAGGTCTACATCATGGTTTTAGAGGAAAAGCATCCGGATTTTGCATTTATAATGATAGCTCTGTAGCCATAAAATATATGCAGGAGAAATATGGTGTAAAAGTTTTATATATCGATACCGATGCTCATCATGGCGATGGAGTTCAATGGACTTTTTATGATGATCCAAATGTATGTACACTTTCTATCCATGAAACGGGCAGGTACCTATTCCCTGGAACAGGAAATGTAACAGAACGTGGGGCCGGTAAAGGATATGGCTACTCCTTTAACATTCCTTTAGATGCATTCACAGAGGATGAGTCATGGCTTGATGCCTATCGTACCTCTATAGAGGAGGTTGCCGCTTTTTTTAAACCAGATGTTATTCTAACACAAAACGGAGCTGATGCACATTATCATGATCCTTTAACACACTTATCGGCTACAATGGCCATTTATCACGAAATTCCTAAAATTGCTCATGAAATTGCCCACAAATATTGCGATGGCCGATGGATTGCAGTTGGTGGTGGAGGATATGATATTTGGAGAGTTGTTCCTAGAGCATGGAGCTTAATATGGCTTGAAATGAATCAAAAAAACATACCGGATACCATCCCTAAATCATGGATAGATAAATGGCAAAAAAAATCTCCAGTTAAATTACCAGAGCGTTGGTATGATCATGAAGATCTTTATAAGCCGATCCCTAGAAAAGCAGAAATTGAAGAAAAAAATGCCTTAACAGTTGAAAAAGCACTTTTACCAATTCGACCTAATAAATAA
- a CDS encoding acetoin utilization AcuB family protein: MIVRQIMKQDIITLRSDDPISLALASMKKNKIRHIPIVNESNQLVGIVTERDVKDASPSIFQLELKEDFLNKPIKKIMSTNLITAHPLDFVEEVAAILIDNRIGCLPILQDHQLVGLITESDLLYTFVKLTGADQPASHIEIKVPNKAGMLAEVASIFLKRKANIASALIYPDTDEKFKILVFRIQTINVTMIINDLKAEGYQVLSPDMSENAR; encoded by the coding sequence ATGATTGTTAGACAAATCATGAAGCAAGACATCATTACCTTACGTTCTGATGATCCTATAAGTCTCGCACTAGCATCAATGAAAAAAAATAAAATACGTCATATTCCAATTGTTAACGAATCTAATCAATTGGTTGGGATTGTGACGGAAAGAGATGTTAAAGATGCCAGCCCATCTATTTTCCAGCTGGAGCTAAAAGAGGATTTTTTAAACAAACCTATTAAAAAAATTATGTCCACGAATCTTATTACCGCACATCCACTAGACTTTGTTGAAGAAGTTGCAGCCATTTTAATTGATAACAGAATTGGTTGTTTACCAATTCTTCAGGATCATCAGCTTGTTGGGCTAATTACAGAGTCGGATTTATTATATACATTTGTAAAACTAACGGGTGCTGACCAGCCTGCATCACATATTGAAATAAAGGTTCCGAATAAAGCTGGAATGTTAGCTGAGGTTGCTTCCATTTTTCTAAAAAGAAAAGCAAATATTGCAAGTGCTCTTATCTATCCTGATACGGACGAAAAATTTAAAATACTTGTTTTTCGTATTCAAACAATAAATGTCACAATGATCATAAATGACCTAAAAGCTGAAGGATATCAAGTATTATCACCTGATATGTCGGAGAATGCTAGATGA
- a CDS encoding transglycosylase domain-containing protein: MSKKDEKQRRFSPFNKDIAKGLRISYNVIGNLLLLFLIIGLIGICFAGGVGAGYFASLVKDEPIRSYENMRNDIYNYEETSLIYFDENVYLGKLNADIEREEVKLENVSKHVINAVVATEDELFYEHHGVVPKAIMRALFQEFTNASVQTGGSTLTQQLIKNQILTNEVSFDRKAKEILLALRLEKFFEKDEIIEAYLNVADFGRNSNGKNIAGVQAAAKGIFGVEAKDLSIPQAAFIAGLPQSPFGYTPFSNDGGAVKNSLEPGINRMKTVLSRMYTGGFITKEEYEEALTYDIRANLTQKKPSSIERYPYLTYEVEDRAIDIIMLKLAEKDGYTEEEIKKDDDLQAQYRSLADKDLRQQGYRIHTTINKEIYDKMQEVVDEYGYYGSDKPEKVKDPDTGETITVQEPVEVGGVLIENTTGKIISFVGGRDFNRENLNHATDALRPNGSTMKPLLVYAPSMELGKSQPGTVIADVPMTGSWKPKNYGGGYHGLTSARTALKYSYNVPAAKTYMEIMNQNPVSYLEKMGFSTLTEEDYGIASLSLGAMTKGVTVEENVNAYGTFANQGKFVDAYLIEKIEASNGDIIFQHEKVENEVFSAQTAYLTLDMMRDVIRSGTAASLNSYLSFSADWAGKTGTGQDYRDAWFVATNPNVSFGTWIGYDTPKPLEQNYKGMSYSKRNILLWAKLMNVAYEVNPELVAPKNRFEMPGGIVRRSYCALTGKLPSALCRDAGLVTTDLFNAKYVPTTVDDSLTRGKYVFVKDRAYKVPSTAPSEFVQEGVMLKKEILDKHNISNVSDLKRLLPNTVKWGNLVVTEGKEITDNGASPSQVSGVSASGTRISWRANGDNDILGYRVYAAANFSTNFKKVASVPASNSLSVTVSSNPAAYYVVAVDVAGNESVPSSIVKIGEYAEEKPKVEPPPKPEEPNEETQPAEQTEGEPETPSPSEPATE, translated from the coding sequence ATGAGCAAAAAGGATGAAAAACAAAGGCGTTTCTCACCTTTTAACAAAGATATTGCCAAAGGTCTCCGGATATCATATAACGTCATTGGAAATCTACTTTTATTATTTCTTATTATAGGACTTATTGGTATATGCTTTGCAGGAGGTGTAGGTGCCGGGTATTTTGCTTCGCTTGTAAAAGACGAGCCCATTCGTTCATACGAAAACATGAGAAATGATATATACAACTATGAAGAAACTTCTCTCATTTATTTCGATGAAAACGTCTACTTAGGTAAATTAAATGCCGACATCGAGCGAGAGGAAGTAAAGCTGGAGAATGTTTCAAAACATGTTATAAATGCTGTTGTTGCAACAGAGGACGAACTTTTCTATGAACATCATGGTGTCGTTCCAAAAGCGATCATGCGCGCGCTTTTTCAAGAGTTTACAAATGCATCTGTACAAACAGGTGGAAGTACACTCACACAACAATTGATCAAAAATCAAATATTAACAAATGAAGTATCTTTTGACAGAAAAGCAAAAGAAATTCTGTTAGCTTTACGACTAGAAAAATTCTTTGAGAAAGATGAAATCATTGAAGCTTATTTAAATGTAGCAGATTTTGGTCGTAATTCAAATGGAAAAAATATTGCAGGTGTTCAAGCAGCTGCCAAAGGAATATTTGGTGTTGAAGCAAAAGATTTAAGTATTCCACAAGCTGCATTTATTGCTGGATTACCACAAAGTCCATTCGGATATACACCATTCTCAAATGATGGCGGGGCAGTAAAGAACAGTCTTGAGCCTGGTATTAATCGAATGAAAACTGTACTAAGCCGTATGTATACTGGTGGCTTTATTACGAAAGAAGAATATGAAGAGGCACTTACGTATGACATCCGCGCTAACTTAACACAAAAGAAACCATCTTCTATTGAACGCTACCCATATTTAACATATGAGGTTGAAGACCGTGCAATTGACATCATTATGCTCAAACTTGCAGAAAAAGATGGATATACAGAAGAAGAAATTAAAAAAGATGATGACTTACAGGCACAATATCGTTCTTTAGCAGATAAGGACCTTAGACAACAAGGATATCGAATTCACACAACAATTAACAAAGAGATTTACGATAAAATGCAAGAAGTGGTTGATGAATATGGGTATTACGGCAGTGATAAGCCTGAAAAGGTAAAAGATCCGGATACTGGAGAAACCATTACTGTGCAAGAACCTGTTGAGGTTGGTGGTGTTTTAATTGAAAATACTACTGGAAAAATCATCAGTTTTGTTGGTGGGCGTGACTTTAATCGAGAAAATCTAAATCATGCAACTGATGCCCTGCGTCCAAATGGTTCAACGATGAAGCCATTGCTCGTTTATGCTCCTTCTATGGAGCTTGGTAAATCTCAACCTGGGACAGTTATTGCCGATGTTCCAATGACTGGTTCGTGGAAACCAAAGAACTACGGTGGAGGCTATCATGGCTTAACTAGTGCTAGAACAGCATTAAAATATTCTTACAACGTTCCAGCTGCTAAAACCTACATGGAGATTATGAATCAAAATCCAGTTTCTTACTTGGAAAAGATGGGCTTTAGTACGCTAACTGAAGAAGATTACGGAATTGCTTCACTTAGTCTTGGAGCTATGACAAAAGGTGTAACCGTTGAGGAAAATGTTAATGCCTATGGAACCTTTGCTAATCAAGGTAAATTTGTTGATGCTTATTTAATCGAAAAAATTGAAGCAAGTAATGGTGACATTATTTTTCAACATGAAAAAGTGGAAAACGAAGTATTTTCAGCCCAAACTGCCTATCTTACTCTTGATATGATGCGTGATGTTATTAGAAGCGGTACAGCTGCTTCACTAAATAGTTATCTTTCATTCAGTGCGGATTGGGCAGGAAAAACAGGAACCGGTCAAGATTATAGAGATGCATGGTTTGTTGCTACAAATCCAAATGTATCGTTTGGAACTTGGATTGGTTATGATACACCAAAACCACTGGAGCAAAATTATAAAGGAATGTCATATAGCAAAAGAAACATTCTATTATGGGCAAAACTGATGAATGTTGCTTATGAAGTAAATCCAGAACTAGTTGCACCGAAAAATCGATTTGAAATGCCAGGTGGAATTGTTAGACGTTCTTACTGTGCTCTAACCGGTAAGCTACCTTCAGCTTTATGTCGAGATGCTGGTCTTGTTACAACAGATCTTTTCAATGCAAAATATGTTCCAACTACAGTTGATGACAGCTTAACGAGAGGTAAATATGTGTTTGTTAAAGACCGGGCTTATAAAGTTCCTTCAACAGCTCCTTCTGAGTTTGTTCAAGAAGGTGTTATGTTAAAGAAAGAAATTCTTGATAAACACAATATTAGTAATGTTAGTGATCTCAAACGACTGTTACCTAACACTGTGAAATGGGGTAATTTAGTTGTAACTGAGGGAAAAGAAATTACCGATAATGGTGCATCCCCTAGCCAAGTAAGTGGGGTATCAGCAAGTGGAACGAGAATTAGTTGGAGAGCAAATGGAGACAACGACATCCTTGGATACCGTGTCTACGCTGCAGCTAATTTTTCAACGAACTTTAAAAAGGTTGCAAGTGTTCCAGCTTCAAATTCATTATCTGTAACCGTTAGTAGCAATCCTGCTGCTTATTATGTAGTGGCAGTTGACGTAGCTGGCAATGAATCAGTGCCATCAAGCATAGTGAAAATTGGGGAATATGCTGAGGAAAAACCAAAGGTAGAACCCCCTCCTAAGCCAGAGGAACCAAATGAAGAAACACAACCTGCTGAACAAACAGAAGGAGAGCCAGAAACTCCCTCTCCTTCTGAACCAGCAACAGAATAA
- a CDS encoding bifunctional 3-deoxy-7-phosphoheptulonate synthase/chorismate mutase yields the protein MSNAELEALRERADEINLQILKLINERGRVVQEIGKAKDAQGVHRYDPVRERKMLNSIKEYNDGPFENSTLQHIFKEIFKASLELQEDDHSKALLVSRKKKPEDTIVEVNGVRIGDGSQSFIIGPCAVESYDQVASVAEQAVKQGIKILRGGAFKPRTSPYDFQGLGLEGLKILRKVGDEYGLAIISEIVNPADIETALDYVDIIQIGARNMQNFELLKAAGAVRKPVLLKRGLAATIDEFVNAAEYIISQGNDQIILCERGIRTYERATRNTLDISAVPILKQETHLPVFVDVTHSTGRRDLLVPTAKAALAIGADGVMAEVHPDPAVALSDSAQQMDFDQFSNFMSELKPLVKVNA from the coding sequence ATGAGTAATGCGGAATTAGAAGCATTAAGAGAGAGAGCAGATGAGATTAATTTACAGATTTTAAAGTTAATTAATGAGCGAGGAAGAGTTGTGCAGGAGATCGGGAAAGCGAAAGATGCACAAGGTGTACATCGTTATGATCCTGTTCGCGAGCGCAAAATGTTGAATAGTATTAAGGAATATAACGATGGACCATTCGAAAACTCTACCTTACAACATATTTTCAAAGAAATCTTTAAAGCTAGTTTAGAGCTTCAGGAAGATGATCATAGTAAAGCTTTACTTGTTTCACGTAAGAAAAAACCTGAGGACACAATTGTAGAAGTAAACGGTGTAAGAATCGGTGATGGCAGTCAATCGTTTATTATCGGTCCATGTGCTGTGGAAAGCTATGATCAGGTAGCATCTGTTGCAGAACAGGCTGTGAAACAAGGGATAAAAATTCTTCGCGGTGGTGCGTTTAAACCACGTACTAGTCCATATGACTTCCAAGGTCTTGGTCTTGAAGGTTTAAAGATTTTAAGAAAAGTTGGAGATGAATATGGCTTAGCTATTATTAGTGAAATTGTTAACCCGGCTGATATTGAAACGGCGCTAGACTATGTTGATATCATTCAAATCGGTGCACGTAACATGCAGAACTTTGAATTGTTAAAAGCCGCTGGAGCTGTTCGAAAACCAGTTTTATTAAAGCGTGGCTTAGCAGCAACAATTGACGAGTTTGTTAATGCTGCAGAATATATTATCTCACAAGGAAATGACCAAATCATTTTATGTGAGCGTGGTATTCGTACTTATGAGCGTGCTACTAGAAATACATTGGATATTTCTGCAGTACCAATTTTAAAACAAGAAACTCATTTACCAGTCTTTGTTGATGTAACTCATTCAACTGGAAGAAGAGATTTACTTGTTCCAACAGCGAAAGCAGCATTGGCTATTGGAGCTGATGGTGTAATGGCAGAAGTTCATCCAGACCCTGCTGTTGCTTTATCAGATTCAGCGCAGCAAATGGATTTTGATCAATTCAGCAATTTTATGTCTGAACTAAAACCTTTGGTAAAAGTAAACGCATAA